A segment of the Carya illinoinensis cultivar Pawnee chromosome 1, C.illinoinensisPawnee_v1, whole genome shotgun sequence genome:
AAGATATAAGCTTATCATTTTCCTTGTAAAAAGGGTTTGCAAATACAGGTGTTATCATCTTTCGAAAGTAATTATTATAGGTTTATAAGCCACGCAACGCGGGCCAGGAGTGCCAGTATAACGGTCATTCTCAGTTTCAAAGCTAAACAAACAGACACTCCCGTAAACCCTACCATTCCGTTGGCACTCTTCCCCAAGCTCCTAAAAATTCTCCCTCCCTCCATCTTTCTCTCTGCATAAAACAAAATCCTGAAAACCTTGCCATAGACCCAAAATCTGGTTTTATTTTCCTCCTGCTCAGTGGCAATCATGCGAAGTAGAAGATTGGGAGTTCAGGAAGTAAGCACTAATAGCAGTAATAAAGTAAGGGCTTTGATAGATAGGAGATGCTTGGCTCCACTGGCGCTGAACGACGACGTAGAGAAGCCAGCGTGCTGTGCAGTGAACCAGCCATACCATAGGTTGCCTCAACAGCTCCACGTCAATCTGTCCGTCCTCAAACTCGACGGTTCTCTCTTCGGTACCTCCTCTTTTTCTTActcgttttttcttttcttttcttttctttttttgtcaaattttaTCGCCTTTTTGGGCTTGTTCGAAACTGTTCCCTTATAACCGttttattgaaaagaaatttaaacaaagcactgtttttttttttgttgggtcttgcttagtgttttttttttttttgaaatatcttGCTTAGTGTTCTAATTTGCCATTACACGACACTATTGTGACATACAAAACAAATTCCTTGTTTTATCTCCACAGATGTTTGCGTCTCCCATAATGCCACTGTAGCAGAACTCAAGTGGGCCGTAGAGGAAGTTTTTGCTTCGCGCCAGAAGGAAATTTCATGGTAAACTCATGGCTCATTATTTAGCTCGTAGCTGATGAAGGCTTAAGAAcagtatattttaataaatgggtctgaaaaaatttatttatagggcatattttttatacataagATATAGCTATGTTAAAAATGAtaggtattttaattttttaaaaatgatatgttAATATACGGGCTTATGATTATTGGGATTATAGTTTTTAGTGTGGAagttattttatggttttttttttatttgttgcttTACTTGCTTTGGTTTCGATGCGGTTAGGTCGCATGTGTGGGGGCACTTTTGCTTATCTTATGATGAACAGAAGCTAATTACTGACAAGGCATGTCTTCCAAAATTTGGGATCAAGGATGGTGATCAGGTCTGTCACCTGTTTTTCTTACTGATCTTTGGCGCATTGGACTTGTTGATTGCATTTGCAAGAAGgaagtattattttaagatGGTAATGTGCGTAtagcatttgaaaaaattgtaactgCATACTCAAATACATTCTCCGAAACTACCCCaatccaaaaatttaaaaaaaaagaggaagagaaaagaaaaggattatTAGAGAGATCTTTTGTCCATTTATTAGCTTCAAGATTAGATCTTAAAGGTTCTATATcttaaaagtttttttctttttccgagTGGTGCTGCTTACAAGTTCTGATGTGTCATTTTGTGGTTCATGCAGCTTCAATTCATTCGGCATATGTCCATCCAGAATTCACCGTTCAGAGAAAGACCCAAGAACAAGTTTGCTTGCAAATTGTTGTCGTTGTAAGAATCTCTATTTGGTTCTTTCTTGTCATTGTAAGAATCTCTATTTGGTTCTTTCTTGTCATGGATTCACACAGTTACGCTCTCATGCTGCGCACATTCTCACTCACAGGCAGTTTTGGATATTCATTCAACGATTGCATGGAATGTTTTTGGACCTGGCGCTCAGAAGTGCTAGTCAAGCACAAAGACGCATTAGGAAAGTTTCAAATGCGTCTTAGGTTTTGCAAACACATAGTGTAGATCACTATAGCAGACTGGTGGAATAAATTAAGCAGGTATAAGAAATTGAGAGGCGCTATCAAAATAAGCTGACTTTAGGTGCAAAAACCAGAATAAGAACGCTCTGTAAGCATCCATTTTGGCCCAGATGTGTGTAATTTAGGCTGGGTGCTCTGGCAGAAATGGGTAACTTCTGCATCATGTCTAATTTATGTTCTTACATTAGGAGTTGGGGCCGACTCTGGTCTGACCTGTTCATTTTGCTACTAGGGAGAATCGGGATCAAGCAATTTATCACTGGACTGAAACTCACCTGTGCTTAGATCCCTTAGTTTCTGCACTTTGCTTAGTGGGGATATGGAGCTAaaatatttgtttcatttttcttttcaaatgcaAGGTCGTCGTCAAAATCAAATGCTCATGAAGAGAAAAAGGAGACTGCTGCAGGTGATATTAATATTGATGAGAATCAGGACAGTTCCAAGTGCAACAATGGTTACAACGAAAACGAGGAGGAAGATCCCATACCAGAATCCAAGTTTGCTAGAGTCTTTAGAGGGTGGCTATCAACCTCCAGCTTGAGGTGCATTGCAAGGAACGGAGCAGAGGGCAGGGGTCGAAGTACTTCAAGGTTTGCCCCGAATTGCATAGTAGGTGGATCAGGGTCTAGTACTAAATACATAGGTTTAAAGCATGGTAGAAATGGACGTAAAATGGGGTAGGGATGGATGGTCGGTCTCTCAATATGCCTTATGAGTTATGAGACCCAAGCTAACACGAATTTTGAGTTCGAAGAAAGCAAAAAGCAAGACTGATTATTTTTATGGTTGAATCCAGTTGTGTAAAGCTTCtcactatttaattttattttactgcaCTTCCAATTCTGTTTTCGTTTACTTGGTCTCGTTTGGTTCCGTTTAcgcaaattatttcatctcattattataatttttttaaatttttataaaatataatagataattaaattttttcaaattttaatataaaaataatataatttttaaaattttaacttttatctcatttcatctatataacaaaataaaacttaaaatttttatgagtaGGAATGAGTGCTGCGtaaataatttaacaaaaataatttatgtaaGAGTAATGGTATCATACACCacaacatatataaaaataatgatttatGCATAAATATTGAGGACGCAAGTCCAAGACAAAATCCCtcgaaaaataaataagtttaacacaaaatatgtatttttaggTACGATTTAGACAGTAAGAAGAggtaaaatgattttaaataaaatttaaaaaattaaattaaataatatttaaatattatatttaaatattattattttaaaattaaattatttattatattttatataaaatatttaaaatattataataataaaatgaaataaaatatcgcATTAATTTGAGAAGCCACGGGCCCACAAAGGCACAAACCCATAAGAGAAAGGACCGACAAAGCCCTTAGACTGACGACGGGTAGGGGCTGCAACTCGAAGACCGCTGGCATCGAACCACAGAGAATCTCTGGGCCCGACCTTTATCCAGCAGCGTTCAGGCTTCGTTTGTTTTAAGGGCTTTGTTATATACAGTCGATAAATATAGTTAGCGTGTAATCGGTtgtatagaataaataaaaaaattataaatttttttttttatatttagggagacctacatgaataaaaaaaattataaaaataatttttttttcatataggtctcgtattaattcacttttttacaaccGACTGCATGCCGACTGCATCTAtagactgcaaaaagtatttctcttattttaaaaatcaatttgcTAGGTACAACCAGCCATGCGGAATCACTGTGCAACGGGTTGATGCCTCAGCAATTTACAATCGCATTTTTCTTGATTCGTGCTTGTCAAGGGAGTAATCAATTTGTTCTAGTttgattttggataaaatttataatcaaattaacatatattaattttatatttttgacaaTTAATTACACACTAATTATccttctaaattgatattttgattttaccATTTTCAGTACATTTTTTTGattttagtatattatattatatatcataatatataatattatagtggtaataaattatagtatactataatatatattataattatattatagactataataatatataatatattatagtatattataatatatagtgatataatattaatataattattaatacaataaataaaatgatataatattttaaaatttaaaattatattaattagtaatttatcatataataagaaattattttatatataattatatattatatataaaaattatatacaataaaaaaattaaaatatatataaattggtcttgttttagaaaaaaaaaatcgaaattgaaccgattttaaaaaaaataaaattggtatCAGATCGATCCCATCGATTTGATCCAATCCGGTCTGATTTACCgattcaactatttttttttacatccctTAAGGGTTATCATGAAAAACCGTCGCATTACCGTCTCTCTCCTCCTCCATTTCTAACAGCTTTAAGtagaaagaataaataaaaaatatatatattttatacgtAAATGGGGAGCAACTAATTATTTGATGATGCATGTTGTTATCAAATAAAATGACATTGAGAATCAACGTTCCCAAAGTTCACTACCAACAGATACACAAGTTGTGATATAACTAGAGCGACAGAGCCTACAATGGCGCACCCCATGATGAAGGTtcgaaaaacaagaaaaagaaaagcatgAAATTAGAACTTTCGAGCATTGCCAAATGCCAATTGCCAAGTTCTTCATATTACATTCCCTATAGGTACTACATTGCGATGGAAACAACAAATCCCACGCCAACGTATACACCTGGCTACGTGAACTCGATCAACTTttacatttataaaattaaaaaaaaaagggtcagTTTGGAGCCCTCCATTCATCTTAAGCAGAGAAAGCGACTTCCATAGCTTGCAAGACTGGTCCAATATCAAATCTGAAATTCCTCAAGCTCTTGCCAAGCCCTGTTTCCTATCTGTAAACATCAGCCTCAACTTTCTTCACCTCCTTAGTGATTCTGTTGCATTTCCAGTTTCTTCCAATAAAGAACTTCTTGGCCATCTTTCACAAATGATCATAATTCGCAAAGTGCAATGGCTAGGGCCAGTTTGTGGGCAAAGGCCTTTTCCTTTGAAGCCCCAATCTTCTCACATGATATTGTaggagcattttttttttttcttttttccaaagATGGCGGCTCTACAAGGAATTTACTCAACTTAAGCACTGTcttttattggtttttttttttttcttaatttgtgAATGCTCAAGAGAAAGCCAACTAGATGATGTATGATATGAGGGAGAAGTCGACGCGGTAAAGAAGGTCGACGAAAACACAGTCTGTGGTCGTCTTCGTGGCCATGACTGGGCTTGCCGGCGTTGTCCGTCGCTGGGGAGGGGAGGAGCTTCTTAGACGATGGCGTGGTTGGATTCGACGAACGGAGGCATGCTCGACAACTCACAAACCAGTGAGCAGGTCAGCAACCACCACATGGTTCACCGACAACCTCTGTACCAGCACTCCTCCACCCGCCGTGATGCTACTAGGCCTTGAAGCTGCCGGCAAGCTCACCGTTGAATCTCCTTGCCACAGatcttgagaaaaaaaaaggagggtgGGGGGAAggggaaaatgagagaaagaagaggaTGGGAAAAAattgacagagagagagagagagaatgaaatgaagagagagatagaaaaaatatatattttttttttatcaaaaagtgCACCCGGTAATGCAGGGGTTTCTCTGGTCAGTTGtaagtgaatttttttaataataaataaattaagattaaagttaaaaattaaataaaatattattaaaatgtattaaattttaaaaaattaaattatatattttattttatataaaattttttaaaaattatattaattaaatgaaatcaggtgagataaatttttttatgaaatttaactGTACCGTCTTCTGACCTAGTCTCTAACAACCGGTAAATTGTTACCGCCACGTGTCCACCCTATCTTGCGTCCTTTCCAGTGGCGTCACGTGTCCTTTCCGCTGCTACCTTAGTGGAGCTTCTAGTGACGTGGCATTCTCTGAGACAGGCAGCAGCGGGAACACTTTTTGTACTcgggaaacaaaaaaataaaaaataaagaattctCTTTGTtcgtttttataatttttttagaaaaattatatatattattattttattttatttttatcttactaaataatattgtatatttattttattaaacgatcatttattatattttttatcaacaAATGTGAATAAATGCTTTACCTTATAATGAAATGCAAATAAGACAACGGTGTgtgtatcattttctttttttctctctctgtgtgcTGCTGCTCTAGGCTCTTCCTTGGGTAACGAAGCCTTGTTTCGACTTCACCACggactctccctctctctaccGGTAAGTTCATGCGTgtgttaatatttttgtttccgTCTGGTTCCTCGGAAACTATGGGAAACGAATTGAAAGTTTTAACGTCTGCTCACCCCCTGGCCCCTTTCCCTTTCTATGTACCGGAAttcagagagagaaaataacatACTCTGCAGATCAGTTTCTGTTTTCGTAGGAACTAAAAAGGGTTTTATTTGTAAACTTATCTCTCTGTGTTTGTGTGGGTCTGTGTTGATTGCATACGTTTAGGCAGGTATGTGTGGGTCTGTGTTGATTGCATACGTTTAGGCAGGTATGTATGTATGGTTTCcgtttttgttgttttgctgCTTTCCTGATTTATTTAGGTACCCATGAATTGCGGTGGCTTTGGAAATGTCTAGAAGTTCTTTAGTTTGGATAACTAGGgtattaaacatttttttttctgtgtttAAATCAAAGTTTCGGATTCAGCAATAATCGAAGTAATATGAGGAAGGTTTGTTTGATGATGGCATTAAGCTCTCTGACTTTGTTTCAAGCCTATGCATTTTGCTTTGGATCCAGTGGTGTACGTAGGAGTATACTGCAAATTATAAATCCCCACTTCTCGCAATTTTTACATCCGTGTGCCGCCTTAGGATTGATATTTTGGTATCCATTATGATGTAATTTTCTATTTTGCCACAGTTTTAATAAGGGCTGACAGATTTTTTGGCACACACT
Coding sequences within it:
- the LOC122284033 gene encoding uncharacterized protein LOC122284033 isoform X1, translating into MRSRRLGVQEVSTNSSNKVRALIDRRCLAPLALNDDVEKPACCAVNQPYHRLPQQLHVNLSVLKLDGSLFDVCVSHNATVAELKWAVEEVFASRQKEISWSHVWGHFCLSYDEQKLITDKACLPKFGIKDGDQVCHLFFLLIFGALDLLIAFARRKYYFKMLQFIRHMSIQNSPFRERPKNKFACKLLSLSSSKSNAHEEKKETAAGDINIDENQDSSKCNNGYNENEEEDPIPESKFARVFRGWLSTSSLRCIARNGAEGRGRSTSRFAPNCIVGGSGSSTKYIGLKHGRNGRKMG
- the LOC122284033 gene encoding uncharacterized protein LOC122284033 isoform X2, which codes for MRSRRLGVQEVSTNSSNKVRALIDRRCLAPLALNDDVEKPACCAVNQPYHRLPQQLHVNLSVLKLDGSLFDVCVSHNATVAELKWAVEEVFASRQKEISWSHVWGHFCLSYDEQKLITDKACLPKFGIKDGDQLQFIRHMSIQNSPFRERPKNKFACKLLSLSSSKSNAHEEKKETAAGDINIDENQDSSKCNNGYNENEEEDPIPESKFARVFRGWLSTSSLRCIARNGAEGRGRSTSRFAPNCIVGGSGSSTKYIGLKHGRNGRKMG